A DNA window from Trichosurus vulpecula isolate mTriVul1 chromosome 2, mTriVul1.pri, whole genome shotgun sequence contains the following coding sequences:
- the MMP26 gene encoding matrix metalloproteinase-26, whose amino-acid sequence MLSTLLIFAFFLPCCLSLPIIPKDILDDFDFFKDYFHRFFFTEEESLYSTMEDQLRFLQHFFRLEETGWLDEPTKAIIRQPRCGVRDIADYSFFPGKPKIKNNPITYSVINYPRGMSPRTVERILRKATEVWSSVTPLKFRRVYVKDSDIEFAFLYGDHGDGYPFDGKGEILAHAFAPHPVYQGTIHFDKDEDWSHSEEGINLFLVAVHEIGHALGLRHSQDSDSIMYPIYQYQDPKLFRLSDDDIIGIQTLY is encoded by the exons ATGCTGTCTACActtctcatttttgcctttttcctgccCTGCTGTTTGTCCTTACCAATTATCCCCAAAGATATCCTTGATGATTTTGACTTCTTTAAG gaTTACTTCCATCGTTTCTTCTTCACAGAAGAAGAATCCTTGTACTCTACTATGGAGGATCAATTGAGATTCTTGCAGCATTTCTTTAGGCTGGAAGAAACTGGCTGGTTGGATGAGCCAACAAAGGCCATCATAAGGCAGCCTCGATGTGGGGTCCGAGATATTGCTGACTACTCATTTTTTCCTGGGAAgcccaaaattaaaaataaccccATAACTTACAG TGTCATCAACTATCCCAGGGGCATGAGTCCTAGGACAGTTGAAAGGATCTTGCGGAAGGCAACAGAAGTCTGGAGCAGTGTGACACCCCTGAAGTTCCGAAGAGTGTATGTAAAAGACTCTGACATTGAGTTTGCTTTCCTATATGGAG ATCATGGAGATGGCTACCCCTTTGATGGAAAAGGAGAAATCCTAGCTCATGCTTTTGCCCCACATCCTGTCTACCAAGGAACTATCCACTTTGACAAAGATGAAGATTGGTCACATTCTGAAGAGG GAATCAACCTCTTCCTGGTGGCTGTTCATGAAATAGGCCATGCCCTGGGTCTACGACACTCTCAGGATTCTGACTCCATCATGTACCCCATCTatcaatatcaagacccaaaacTCTTTAGACTCAGTGATGATGATATAATAGGGATCCAGACTCTTTATTAA